The nucleotide window cgagcaTACGCTGTCAcaaacgtacaggccgccatatggcccaggaaggtcagacatgttcttatggaggtcaggggggccgcctgcaagcgcagaatgatggccgatagcgactggaacctgggcaatggtagcaaggccctggccagggtagagtccagaacggccccgatgaactctatcctctgcgtggggagcagagtggacttgtccacgttgacaatgaggcctagggcagcaaagaggttgctgatcctgcggacgtggtcgtgGACCTGCAGTTCTGATGTGCCTTGGACCAACCAGttgtcgaggtaggggaacacgtgaatgcagcTGCGCCAAAGATGTGCGatgacgactgccatgcattttgtgaataccctcggggccgtagaaaggccaaatgggaggaccgcaaattgataatgctgGCGGTCGACGACAGAGCGAAGGAAATgcctgtgctgtggaaatatggcgatatggaagtaagcgtcctgcatgtcaagggcagcgtaccagtctccaggatccagcgatgggatgatggtccccagggataccatgcggaacttcaacttcaccatatacttgttgagttctcgcaggtcgaggataggcctgaggcctcccttggcctgggggatcagaaagtatcgggaataaaaccccttgcccttctcgctctctggaacctcctctatggctcccttgtcgaGGAGCATCtgtacctcctgacggaggaattgctcgtgagaggggtccctgaagagggacgagggtggggggtgggagggggaggacgatgaaaactgcaggtggtaaccggcctgtacagtgcgtaagacccaatggtctgatgttattcgggtccacgcctggaggaaaaatgaaagacggtgggaaaactgtggggaaggatccgaaggggaaactggtactgcgccctcaggcgcaccttcagaatgaaggcttgggtccaggaggggccttggaGGAGCCCTGGTTCTGCCTCccttggccacccgactgtctgcgcctactgttcctgccccggcgcctattaaggtcctgccgcgggcggaactggggatacggccggagttgttgttgctgctggttctgcggccggaagggtctgcgctgcgtcacgggcgtgtgcatccccaaagagcgcatgatgacccgattgtctttaaggctttttagcctggggtctgtcttgtctgaaaacaggccctggccttcgaaggggaggtcctggatggtatactggagctccggtggaaggccagaaacctgaagccaggatatgCGGTGCATCGTAacccctgaggcaagggtccgagcggccgagtctgcaGCATCCAGTGAGGCCTTCAGCGAGGTCCTTGCgactttcttgccctcgtcaagaatagccgcaaattcttgacgtgcctcttgcagcaacagctccttaaacttgtccgccgctacccaggagttaaaggagtagcggctaaggagggcctgttggttggagaccctgagctgtagtgACCCCACCGAATAGACCttacggcctaggaggtccatccgcctcgcctccttagatTTGGGTGCCGGGGCCTCTtgtccatggcgctccctctcgttcaccgactgtaccacgagGGAGCACGATGTCGGGTGGACGTgtaggtattcatagcccttggagggggccatgtactttctctccacGCCTCGTggagcaggagggatggaggccagtgactgccagatagtggtggcattggcctgaatggtgctaatgaaaggcagggcaattctggtgggagcatctgcggagaggatgctcaccacaggatcctctatctcagagacctcctctgcttgtaGATTCAAGTTTTGTgccacgcgcctgaggaggtcctgatgtgccctgaggtcgagagggggagggctggagtacgaggtgcctgccactgcctcatcaggggaagatgacgaggagacccctggcagcagagcgTCCACAGGGGGCTCCATCTGGGCCCTCACCTCCGGCtccggagggagctctgggtcctggtggctggacgtGTCCTCGCCTTCCGGAGAGGGCGGGGGGCGAGACAGTGTTGCCTCTGGTGGTCTGCGCTCCGCCGCAGGCCGGGGAGAaatatgttgtggaccctgggcttgatggtacacccagggagtccaaaacccccactgctgtggcCCTTGGTCCTGAGGAGGAGGGTCCTGAAAAAGGGCCGCGTGTCTGTCCGGGCCCAGCGTATAAACGCTGTCCGCCTGAGAGGAGACAGATGGCTGCCTCGAAGACCATGGAAGTGCCGAACTCGGCTGATAGGCATCTCTCAGTCCCGACgacgacgatcttctcggtgccgaggatcggtaccgggagtcataccggtgccagGACCGGGACCGAGATCGGTCTggtactcggtgccgggatcgggaccaggacctgcctccagctcggtgccgggatcgggaccgggacctgcctccagctcggtgccgggatgGCTCTGGGaaccgggacctgccactgacgcggtgccgggaggttgaccggggAGTTGATCACCGACacgaacggctcctagagtcccggtgccggtgaGGAGaagagccagaccgggaccgtgcagacGTTGACCTgcaccgcgagtgcgaccggtacgaCCTAGgggagcagtgccgggactgcgagcggcgccgagaGCGTGAGCGTCCACGTCGTCGGGGCCTCAAAAGCGATCAATGCCTGGATTCCGGAGACGGCGCTCTCAAtgttggcttgcctctggagatgACCTGCACTGGGGGTActgggggttgaggctgggatggctcagtcagagctatcaagtcccgtgccgaagCGAAGGTCTCTGGCGTGGACGGGACTAATAGCTCGACCTcagatcttaagggggagctaggaggggccggactcgacggactttccgggcccggagtcgacggcaaccctgcaggcggtgccgcggctgaGGTAGGTGCggggcgctccactcgagcctGCTGCGATGGTGTcgcagacgtcgagggtctttgatcgggtcccggtgccggggatggacaGTGCCGGGGTGTCTTTCCAGTGccagcgcggtccggtgccggtgtagaggtgGCAGGCTGCGCTGACGGTACCGgattcagtgccgcttccatcaggagagttcgcagtctttggtctctctctttctttgttcgaggcttaaaagccttgcagatgcgacaCTTATCGGCAatatgcgattccccgaggcacttcaggcacgcgtcatggggatcgctagttggcatcggcttcttgcaggccgagcactgcttgaagcccggcgaaccaggcatgggcccggtgccgggcaccgggaagggcaacggcccaaccCGCGAATAAGTTCTATAAACTATGTACAATGACTACTAATTCCTATACAactttaaactgtttttaaaactatttacaactacaactattgacagtaacgaaggagagctagggacgtggaggacagcaagccgcactccacagttccagcaaccgacacggcggtaagaaggaactgaggagcggacgggtcggcaggggtatatatcgagcgccatggcggcgccactctaggaggcgacctgccggcccactggagttgctagggtaaaaagtttccggcagacgtgcacgcgcggcgcgcacacctaactggaatggatatgagcaatcactcgaagaagaacacccAAGTCGTGAAATCCTGGCAGTAATGACATGTTGTAATGACAGCTACCATGTAAGAACGGAATTTTACTGAAACCTGAATTCTAACATGGAACTGTTATTCTGGAATGTAATTTGCTTACCTACTATTATTCAGGGAAGTAATTGTTTAATTACAAAATACCAGTTTTTCTGGATAAGATATATTGGGAAATCATTTTTTATAAACAAAAGATTAAAAGTGTGATAACTGATAAAAATGTGATTGATTATAGAAGTGAACTTAAGTGGAAAAGCAGTGTTATATAATCAAAATAAGAAAGTAGTCAATAGTGCATTTGTAAAATATATTATATTTGAAGTCCTTTATGTTCACGTTACATCCTCTGAAACTGTATGGTAGGTAGATGCTGTGACCTTTGTACGAACTTCTCCTTCATATCTGTGCTGGAGAATACAAGCTTAGCAAAAACTAAGATACAAAAAGCTTGTAAAATACACATGAATACAACAGCTTCTAGCTATTGGGCTATACCTGGCGACTACACTATAGATGAAGTTAGGTGAGAGAAATTCTGTAACTTCTACAATGCTAGCCAATATTAATAGCATAGGCAATATTAACATTATACTGTCTATAACATCACGTTTCCTGATTTGTCCTCATGTTAAGATCTTCTAAAATGCTTTTTTATTTAGGTTACAGAAGGAGAGAACTGAAGTGTTATAATTTCAGGGCTAGCAGAAAAACAAATAAGGCTAAGCCTGGAATGTTCAAAACTAAATTGTCTTGTATCCATGCCTCTCTGCTTTTGTTTAATGTGTGGGGACTGCATAACTCAAATCATAAAATATATGCCATGTTGAAACTTACAGCATATCCCCTACAAGGAAGGTGTAGCAATTactgtatgtaaaaaaaaatgtcagggaaaatggaaaacaaagatCTAGTAGATAAAGTGATATGGGGAAAATGGTGAAACTCCCCCGGTTAGGTACAAATGCAGGAAGGAGAAGCACAGAATCTTTAAGACAGAGTGCGCTCCACAAGCCAGTCTTCCAGAGTGACAGGTAATGTCGGGACTCTTCCTTGCTGTATTCATCTGTATTCATCTTTGTTTAATAATAATTGATTAATTAAGCCTAGTGAGACATACGGCTAGAAAGGTTAAGCAGCTTGCAGGCTAATTAAGCCAGATTCAACTTTGAGACATATTGATAGATAATGTTTGTGCTTTTGTGTGTTTACAGCTATTCTAACAATATTTAAtcaaacagttcctgtctatcgtgtattctgttaattcagagatcaaaagaaaatatgaacatgtaaatgaactgtaaatataGTGATATCACTGtctcaatttctctttgaagtatatAGCAAATCACCTGCAAATAATGGGAGATGAGCAActgccttatgttaatccatgtaACTAATTAccggtgatgcttaggaaataaaGGTTGCTTCAAAAGCCTATTGTTCACATGAGGACGGGTGCTGTCAAGAGGCTGCAAAAAATCTCTATAAAAactcttgggccctgatcctttcatctcagatctgcttaagcttcagtCAGGGGCAGTTCGATTTGTAAAactgagatctccagtcccaTCTGGACCGCCCTGATATTGAGTATTTGCATATTGGACAGAACTTAGGGACTAATTCTTAAAGGACTCCTTGCAACACTAAAGCTCACtatctctactatgaaactgatcTAAGAACTGTGTTAGTACCTGTATGTAAAATGATCTTTTAATCAGTAACTCTCTCTTctgttttaataaattttagtttagttaaaaagaattggctgtaagcatgtatttggataagagctgaaatattcattaacttggtgggtaatgtgtccgatcctttggagCTGGTAGAACATtttatatgatgaacaagattttcaataatcctcatcatatttgacttggctgtctgaGAGGGAGCCCCAGGCTGGGTTGCTTGGACGGAACTGAGTTTTGGCTTCTGTGTAAGCAGTAAGGTATTGtggaagctgttttgttgctggcttggtgaatctaactattctttgcagtttgcccaaATTGAGCAATCTCAGTGTGCCCCCTGCCCCCGAACCCTGGTCACACCTAGTTATTGGACAtctcttgtttttaatttataacacaCCCACAAGTGTGGTTGTGTGCAGTTACTTCTGTTTTAGCTGCACAATTTGTGGTATACCATTGTTCACCGTTTCCgagtaaacatttttaaatggttcTGGTTCCTTGGGAGCATGCTGAACAGCTTGGAATATTGTTTCCTGCTGGCTGAACTGCATTGAACTTCCTCCATGTCATCATAGAGGGGTGGGGAAAAGACACAAATAAAATAAGATATTATCATTTGAGCAAATGGTCACGTCTCAAAGTCCCCAATAAATCTGAGGTACATTCAATCAAACAAAGGCAATATCCAATTGTGAGACCAAACTGCTTTCAGGAAAGAAAACCCACAACACAGAGGGGTGGAAGGCACTTTCAGCTTCATCTAAAATGAAATTCCAGAGCAGCTTATATCTGATAACTCAAAATGAAAACAGACTCTCCCTTTGTGTTTTCCTCTGATCCATTCAGACTCGCTTCACTCTGTGCCACCTCATTATTGTTGAGGCATGTTATTTTCAAAAGATTTAGCTTCATCAAGGGGCGAAAGCAGTCAACCTTCCCATCTGCAACAATCCCAGCTCAGCAGGAAAAAGCCCAGAAATAGCATTGCCAAGAGATGGAAGCACAGAATGACTACTCTTTGTTTGGGACCATTCGAATCCCCCCTCCAGGTCAGTGACACTTTCACATCTAGCCCCAATGAGTCAGATTTAGGTTCAAAGTGTGTCACCTAAGCACAGGGAGTGCTCAGAACGTgacatcacatgacactttgggAGGTGCAGGGGTAGAATGTGGGGAGGATAAACGCTATTGTGGCTTACACAGAAGTTAATACTGCTGGGGCAAGGGGGCAttatgaggaaggagggaatccctTTGATTCACCCTGTCTTTTTtcgggtgtcacagaggctgaaatgacacatttttcctgccctgctcctgctctttgTTCTATTTCAATCTATTTTAATAGAGGAAAATGGTAGAAAAAATACTTCTGTCCAGCACAACCCTGAGCAAGGTGAGAACAACAAGGATTGAGACAATCTGTCCCCAAAGGGGAACTCGGTGACTAACAATCACTTTGTAATGGGGGAATAGTATCAATGTGATGCTTGGGGtttgtctagactaggaaaaaTGATGGAGGTGAGCtcaggtcaaggggaaagctaaCCCCAGCCACTGTACCTgggttatgtctgcactgcaaaagaTCGCTATGCTGAGCTACTACCGCCACGTACCTCCCAGTGGAGACAAAGCACAGGCAGTTTTTAGCTCAGTGTAGGTAATCAAGGTAAACACTATCTCCTGGACATGGTGCTGATAGATATTTCTGGCAGGAGGGGGACACACTCCCAGGTGATATCAGACAAAGAAGTTGATAAAGGATGATGGGAATCACCCCAAAGAAGGGTGAGGGGAAGAAGACAGAGGCAGACAGCTCATGTGGAGCTGTGAGATCACACTGAAGAAATTGGTGCGAAGTGTGTGGGAATTCGCTAATGTATTTTACAAAAAATGTTTGACCTGCCATTGTCAAGATATTTATAGCATTACTCGCTGGTGTGGATTCTCTTATGTCTGCTAAAAGCTGAGCTCCAACTAAAGCTTTCCCCTCGTTCAGCGCACGTGTGGGGTCTCTCtcccatgtggattctctgatgtttgatGAGGGTTGAGGTGTCACTAAATCTTTCCCCACACTCAGAGCAGGTGTAGGGTGTCTCCCCAGTGTGGACTCTCCGATGTGCCATCAGGTTTGACCTGTGTTTGAAGCTTGTCCCACCCTCAGAGCACGTGTAGGGTCGCTCTCTTGTGTGGATTTTCTCATGTGTGATGAGGTGTGAGCTCTGGCTGAAGCTTTTCCTGCACTTAGGGCATGtgaagggtctctctcctgtgtggcttCTCTGATGTATGATGAGGTTTGGTTGGTTTAGAAAGCTTTTCTTGCACTCGGGGCATGGGaaaggtctctctcctgtgtggcttctct belongs to Gopherus flavomarginatus isolate rGopFla2 chromosome 10, rGopFla2.mat.asm, whole genome shotgun sequence and includes:
- the LOC127030096 gene encoding zinc finger and SCAN domain-containing protein 2-like, with product METPYTCSECGKRFSGSSILTTHQRIHTGVRTFTCPECKKSFLNRPNLITHQRIHTGERPFPCPEGKKSLLNRPNLITHQRSHTGERPFPCPECKKSFLNQPNLIIHQRSHTGERPFTCPKCRKSFSQSSHLITHEKIHTRERPYTCSEGGTSFKHRSNLMAHRRVHTGETPYTCSECGERFSDTSTLIKHQRIHMGERPHTCAERGESFSWSSAFSRHKRIHTSE